The proteins below come from a single Candidatus Bathyarchaeota archaeon genomic window:
- a CDS encoding type II/IV secretion system ATPase subunit: protein MTPKQKTETDKPSKSKFPKIGFRKKTKEQQTTIQPVPLLPKNVKIVDKYPLNEPFSQVVIVQDPKTGEHKYILDELQLDPMERGIYNRILEILLAEIQSPKEEIMDPRKFFAEEAKKIVDQYRISLGWLPDVSWYKILYHAERDLVGFGKIDSLMRDPNIEDISCDGVNKPVYIWHRTFESIETNLQFESDEDLDNLVVKLVHMAGKHVSSAFPIVDASLPGKHRLAIAYRREITPFGTAFTIRKFRDDPYSIIDLINIGTFTEEMAAYLWICLENRASVMVLGGTAAGKTTALNALGCLIKPGSKIMTIEETAELNLSHENWVSLIARQSYGLGGSTVGEVALFDLVKTCMRHRPDLMIVGEVRGQEAYVLFQALATGHGGMCTMHAENVESAVKRLTQKPMDISPAYIPLMNIVMSVQRVHLIKNGEKRAFRRVLAVNEIVDFENYVNPFKWDPIKDKQIIDLDSSFLFTSISERLGLSRERLLEEMKRRSDVLRWMREKNIRSYKEVATIIAEYYARPDEILAKIAPPEMNVAVGLEVETIDVSK from the coding sequence GTGACCCCCAAACAAAAAACGGAAACCGACAAGCCATCCAAATCAAAGTTTCCGAAAATTGGCTTCAGAAAGAAAACAAAAGAGCAGCAAACCACCATCCAACCTGTTCCACTTCTCCCCAAGAACGTAAAAATCGTCGATAAATATCCCCTTAACGAACCTTTCTCTCAGGTCGTCATCGTGCAGGACCCCAAAACGGGCGAGCACAAATACATCCTCGATGAACTCCAGTTGGACCCAATGGAACGAGGCATATACAACCGTATCCTCGAGATATTGTTGGCTGAAATCCAGTCTCCTAAGGAAGAAATCATGGATCCTCGAAAGTTCTTCGCTGAAGAAGCCAAAAAAATCGTGGATCAATACCGCATCAGCTTAGGTTGGCTGCCCGACGTTTCATGGTATAAGATTCTTTATCATGCAGAGCGGGATCTGGTCGGCTTTGGCAAGATCGATTCGTTGATGCGTGATCCTAACATAGAAGACATTAGCTGTGACGGTGTTAATAAGCCCGTTTACATCTGGCACCGCACGTTTGAAAGTATAGAAACAAACCTGCAGTTCGAAAGTGATGAGGACCTCGATAACCTAGTCGTAAAACTCGTCCACATGGCGGGCAAGCACGTTAGCAGCGCCTTCCCGATTGTGGATGCCTCTCTACCCGGCAAACACCGCCTCGCCATCGCCTACCGACGAGAAATCACCCCGTTCGGCACTGCCTTTACCATACGCAAATTCCGTGATGACCCCTACTCGATAATCGACCTCATCAACATCGGAACCTTCACCGAAGAAATGGCTGCTTACCTTTGGATTTGCCTCGAAAACCGCGCTTCCGTGATGGTTTTAGGTGGCACAGCTGCAGGAAAAACCACGGCGCTAAACGCCCTAGGATGCCTCATCAAGCCAGGCAGCAAAATCATGACTATCGAGGAAACTGCTGAACTCAACCTTTCCCATGAGAACTGGGTGTCGCTGATTGCGCGGCAGAGTTACGGTTTAGGCGGCAGTACGGTGGGTGAAGTGGCGCTTTTCGATTTGGTTAAAACTTGTATGCGGCATCGCCCCGACCTGATGATTGTGGGCGAGGTGCGTGGTCAGGAGGCTTATGTGCTGTTTCAGGCTTTGGCCACTGGTCACGGCGGCATGTGCACGATGCACGCTGAGAACGTGGAGTCAGCTGTGAAGCGTCTCACTCAGAAACCGATGGATATTTCACCTGCATATATTCCGCTGATGAACATAGTCATGTCGGTTCAGCGTGTACATCTCATTAAAAACGGCGAGAAACGTGCTTTCCGACGTGTCCTCGCAGTTAACGAGATCGTTGACTTCGAGAATTACGTCAACCCCTTCAAGTGGGACCCTATTAAAGATAAGCAAATTATCGATTTGGACTCGAGCTTTTTGTTTACAAGCATCTCTGAGCGGCTGGGTCTTAGCCGCGAACGGCTCTTAGAGGAGATGAAGCGTCGTAGTGATGTCTTGCGGTGGATGCGAGAGAAGAACATTCGCAGCTACAAGGAAGTTGCCACGATAATTGCTGAGTACTATGCGAGACCAGATGAGATACTCGCGAAGATAGCGCCTCCGGAAATGAACGTGGCTGTGGGATTGGAGGTTGAAACCATTGACGTTTCTAAGTAA
- a CDS encoding class I SAM-dependent methyltransferase, which yields MLDYETVIKGNIAVHQKEAQYYDLIHNEIWNRSEQKRLHKLLRILTSQIEKPNFRALDFGAGTGNITQKLLNIGYSVTAIDISPDMCERLKKKEHHMVDTKRLEILNLNIDKAEIAGDFDLVTSYSVIHHLPNYLKTIEKLADLVKPGGILYFDHEQPDADSSLNAAGKLILRLYYFTDEQTSAVYKKFHGLNLPQIDYSLADVHLKLDWAAITHLLNEKGFEVQIIPHYVNDSRVYTPLSYLRKIVLKANSAMLIAKKTREISAQKQILESHRGLGEEQLGRN from the coding sequence TTGTTAGATTATGAAACAGTGATAAAAGGAAATATTGCTGTTCATCAGAAAGAAGCCCAATATTATGATTTAATACACAACGAAATTTGGAACCGAAGCGAGCAAAAAAGGCTACACAAACTGTTGAGGATTTTGACCTCGCAAATAGAAAAACCTAATTTCAGGGCGTTAGACTTCGGCGCAGGCACAGGGAACATCACACAGAAACTGTTGAATATTGGATATTCAGTGACAGCAATAGATATCTCACCTGACATGTGTGAAAGACTAAAGAAAAAAGAACACCATATGGTAGACACCAAACGCTTAGAGATATTAAACTTGAACATCGACAAAGCAGAGATAGCAGGCGATTTTGATCTTGTAACAAGCTACTCCGTCATCCATCACCTACCCAACTACCTAAAAACCATCGAAAAACTTGCAGACTTAGTTAAGCCCGGGGGAATTCTTTACTTTGACCATGAACAACCCGACGCTGATAGTTCGCTTAACGCAGCAGGTAAACTTATTTTGCGCCTGTATTACTTCACCGATGAACAGACAAGCGCGGTCTACAAAAAATTTCATGGGCTCAACTTGCCCCAGATTGATTACTCATTAGCGGATGTCCATTTGAAATTGGATTGGGCTGCGATAACTCATTTACTAAACGAAAAGGGTTTTGAGGTTCAAATCATACCACACTACGTTAATGATTCAAGAGTCTACACACCCCTGAGTTATCTCCGCAAAATAGTTTTGAAAGCAAACAGTGCAATGTTAATTGCCAAAAAAACGCGGGAAATTTCAGCGCAAAAGCAAATATTGGAAAGCCATAGAGGTTTAGGCGAAGAACAACTCGGGCGGAACTGA
- a CDS encoding acetate--CoA ligase family protein — MNQTVKIINQAKKEGRHALLETEAKTICAEYGISVNKFSLATTEREASLQAEKFGYPVVLKVVSQDIIHKSDAGGVLVNLKSAAEVEEGFRRILANAKKYKADARIEGVLVAEMAPQGIEVIVGAVKDPQFGQTLMFGLGGIFVELLKDVNFRVAPLTDQDAREMITQLKAYPLLNGYRGAAPADQEALVAILCNTSRLVMDHPEIKELDLNPIMAYPQGAKTVDARIILE, encoded by the coding sequence ATGAATCAAACTGTAAAAATCATCAATCAAGCCAAAAAAGAAGGCAGACACGCGCTTTTGGAAACTGAAGCTAAGACCATCTGCGCCGAATATGGCATCTCAGTTAACAAGTTCAGCCTCGCCACCACCGAGCGGGAAGCGTCCTTGCAGGCTGAAAAGTTCGGTTACCCCGTTGTTTTAAAGGTTGTTTCACAGGACATCATCCACAAATCCGACGCTGGAGGAGTACTAGTTAACCTCAAATCCGCCGCCGAAGTGGAGGAGGGCTTCCGCAGAATTCTGGCAAACGCCAAAAAATACAAAGCTGACGCGCGAATCGAGGGGGTTTTGGTGGCGGAGATGGCGCCGCAGGGCATAGAGGTCATCGTGGGGGCAGTTAAGGATCCCCAGTTTGGCCAGACCCTCATGTTTGGGCTCGGCGGCATCTTTGTGGAGCTGCTAAAAGACGTTAACTTCCGCGTGGCACCCCTCACCGATCAGGACGCCCGCGAAATGATCACGCAGCTTAAAGCTTACCCGCTGCTTAATGGTTACCGCGGCGCAGCCCCCGCAGACCAAGAGGCGCTCGTAGCGATTCTCTGCAACACCTCGCGGCTGGTCATGGATCACCCCGAAATCAAGGAACTTGACCTCAACCCCATCATGGCCTATCCGCAGGGCGCCAAAACCGTCGATGCACGAATAATCCTCGAGTAA
- a CDS encoding hydroxymethylglutaryl-CoA reductase, degradative, translated as MAKSSVISGFYKLTPKQRLDLVADFAGLSMEEVALLQQSSSLPIEVADHMVENLIGVFPEPMGIAVNFLINGKDYLVPMATEEPSVIAAASYAAKMVRDGGGFKTSSTSPVMIGQIQVVKLEDPESAQMKILTSHLQILKKANEQDPVLNSFGGGAKDLGAKVIDTPMGRMLIVELYVDCRDAMGANAVNTMCEAVAPLIEELIGGQVILRIISNLATRRLAKATCIVPKEAVGGAAVVDGIAYASAFAVADPYRAATHNKGALNGISAVILATGNDHRAIEAGAHAYAALRGPYTAFSTWTKNGSGDLEGTIELPMAVGLIGGAVKTHPIAKIAMKILNVKSANEFAEVLVAVGLAQNLAALRALSSEGIQRGHMSLHARNIAVNAGAKGEQVELVAERMVKERKVRVDRAKEILDELAKK; from the coding sequence ATGGCTAAGTCATCGGTTATCTCAGGCTTCTACAAGCTTACACCCAAACAGCGACTTGACCTCGTCGCGGACTTCGCAGGTTTATCCATGGAGGAAGTGGCGCTTCTCCAGCAGTCCTCATCGTTGCCTATTGAGGTGGCTGACCACATGGTGGAGAACCTCATCGGCGTCTTCCCTGAACCGATGGGTATCGCAGTGAATTTTCTAATAAACGGCAAAGACTACCTCGTTCCCATGGCGACCGAGGAGCCTAGCGTAATCGCCGCTGCCAGCTACGCAGCAAAGATGGTGCGGGACGGAGGAGGATTCAAAACGTCTTCGACTTCACCGGTGATGATTGGGCAAATCCAAGTTGTCAAACTCGAGGACCCCGAATCTGCGCAGATGAAAATTTTGACTTCGCACTTACAGATTCTCAAGAAAGCTAACGAGCAGGACCCGGTGCTTAACTCGTTTGGCGGCGGCGCAAAGGATCTGGGCGCCAAAGTCATTGATACACCAATGGGGCGCATGCTCATTGTCGAGTTATACGTTGACTGCCGCGACGCCATGGGCGCCAACGCCGTTAATACCATGTGCGAAGCCGTCGCGCCCCTCATCGAGGAACTCATAGGCGGCCAAGTCATTTTACGCATAATCTCCAACTTAGCCACACGGCGCCTCGCCAAAGCCACCTGCATTGTGCCCAAGGAAGCCGTGGGGGGAGCAGCAGTCGTGGACGGCATCGCTTACGCCAGCGCATTCGCGGTCGCTGATCCATACCGGGCCGCAACCCACAACAAAGGAGCCCTCAACGGCATATCAGCGGTGATTTTGGCGACGGGCAACGATCACCGTGCCATCGAAGCCGGGGCACACGCATACGCCGCACTTAGGGGACCCTACACCGCTTTTTCTACCTGGACCAAAAATGGCAGCGGCGACTTGGAAGGCACGATAGAGTTGCCTATGGCTGTGGGGCTTATCGGCGGCGCAGTAAAAACTCATCCTATCGCAAAAATCGCCATGAAAATCCTAAACGTTAAATCCGCCAACGAATTCGCTGAGGTGCTTGTCGCAGTGGGTTTAGCACAGAATCTTGCTGCACTCCGCGCGCTCTCCAGCGAGGGTATCCAGCGGGGGCACATGTCGCTTCATGCACGCAACATTGCGGTGAATGCAGGCGCAAAGGGCGAGCAGGTTGAGTTGGTTGCGGAGCGGATGGTAAAGGAACGCAAAGTCAGAGTGGATCGAGCTAAAGAGATACTTGACGAGTTAGCAAAAAAGTAG